The Curtobacterium sp. MCSS17_015 genomic sequence CCCTGCCGGCAGCAGCTCGAGGGCGGCGACGACCTGCTCGGCGTCAGTCATGGAGTGCAGCAGGTGGATGCCCGGTTCCCCGAACGGGACCCCTGCCGGGCGGACCGGTTCAGCGCCGGTGCCGATCAGCAGCTCGTCGTAGGCGATCTCGTCGTCCCCGGCGGGGCCGGTGACGGTGAGGCGGCGGCGGTCGACGTCGACGGCCGAGGCCCACGTCGAAGAACGCACGGTCATGCCAGCGGCCTCGAGGTCGCCGCGGGTGCGGTGCGCGAGGGACGCTTCCGTGGCGACGTCGCCCGACACCCAATACGGGATACCGCAGATGGAAAAGTTCGGGAACTCGTCCGCGAGGACCACCGTCACATCGGTGGTCGGGTCCAGTTCACGGGCGCGGAGCGCCGCGGCAATGCCGGCGTCGCTGCCACCGACGGCGAGAAGATGAGTCATCAGGCTGGTCCTTCACGGATCGAGCGGGAGCCGAAACCGGCAGGTACATCGAAGCACGTCCATATCGACGAACGCAAATATAGACGCCCGTCGAAGTCCGTGGGAGGATGAGCCCATGACGATCGAGCTGCTTCCCATCCAGGACGTCACCGCGTGCTGCTCGCCAGTCACCACCGAGGCCATGGACCAGGCATCCGCCGAGGTCCTCGCGAAGTCGCTCAAAGCGATCGCCGACCCGGCCCGGCTCCGGCTGATCTCGATGGTCGCTGCGCACGACGGTGCCGAGGCCTGCGTCTGCGACCTGCAGGAACCGCTCGGCCTGTCGCAGCCGACCGTGTCGCACCACTTGAAGGTCCTCGTCGACGCCGGGATCCTGCACCGCGAAAAGCGCGGCACCTGGGCGTACTTCTCGCTCGTCCCCGGCGCCCTCGACACCCTCGCCGGCCTCATCACCGCACCGACAAAGTAGGCGCCGGGCGAGCCAGCGGCGATTACTTGGCGCGGAGGATCCCGAGGAACTCGTCGGCCCACTCGAGGTTCCGAACGAGCTTGGCTCGACGTTCTTCGGTGTCAGCGACGTACGCGTCGATCTCGGCTTGCAGTCGGTCACGTTCGGCGCCATCCACACC encodes the following:
- a CDS encoding metalloregulator ArsR/SmtB family transcription factor; the protein is MTIELLPIQDVTACCSPVTTEAMDQASAEVLAKSLKAIADPARLRLISMVAAHDGAEACVCDLQEPLGLSQPTVSHHLKVLVDAGILHREKRGTWAYFSLVPGALDTLAGLITAPTK